A segment of the Geoglobus ahangari genome:
TCATGCTCCCTCAAGAACGTGCCAAGATCCGGGTGGTTCAAGGTGGGGATCGAAAACCCCGAGAGCGTGGCGGAGCACTCCTTTCTCACGGCCGTGATTGCGTTCTTCCTCGGAATGAGGAGGTTTGGCAGCGTGGAGGAGGCGTGTAAGTGCGCCACCGCAGCCCTTTTCCACGACTTGCATGAGGTGAGGACGCTCGACCTCCACAGGCTCGCGAAGAGGTACGCGGATGTGGACGAGGAAAGGGCGAGGGAGGATCAGCTTGACTTCCCGGAGGGCGAGGCTGTGAGGGAACTCCTCGATAGGTACGGAGATCTGGTTCGCGACGCAGACAGGCTCGAGCTCTTCATCCAGAGCAGGGTTTACGGCAGGAGGTGTGAGGACGCCATGCTCTACGGGGACAGCATAAGCCTTGAGAGCGAGGAGGCCAAGGCGCTTCTTGAGGAGCTGAAGAAGACCGATCCAAGGTGGTGGCTCAGGTTTGAGGTTCATCGCTGACAGGATGCTGGGGAAGCTTGCAATATGGCTGCGAATTTTCGGTTACGATACCCTCTACATAGGGGACTTCGACGTTGAAGACGAGGACACGTTTCTGCTCGAGAACTTCACCGACAGAGTCCTGCTCACGAGGGACAAGGAGCTATACGAAAGATGCGTTAGGAGGGGCAGGAAGGCAATCTTCGTGAACAGCGACAGCGTGCTCGAGCAGATAGCAGAGATGAGGAGGATTGGAGTAAGGACGGAGATCAGGATGGACAGGTGCAGCGTCTGCAACATGCCGCTCAGAAAGCCGAGCGAGGAGGAGGCGAGGAGGGTTATGGAGAAAGAGGGGATCGAGGAGAACCTCATGGAGAGGTACGAGCTCTGGTACTGTGAGAGGTGCGAGAAGCTGTACTGGCTCGGAAGCCATTACAGGAACATGGTGAAGTTTCTGGAGGGGCTGAAGGGATGATGGTCGCGTGCCTCGTGAACACATACGACAAGCTGAAGCTCCACGAGATCCACCTCAGAACAATAGCCCGTGCCGCTCCTCTCTGCTATGCCTACGACTTCCACCTCGCCCTCCTCGACTTCAACTTCTGGGAAAGCAGGGAGGAGATGGTTGAGGAGGTGGCAGGTTACACGACCATAGGCGAGGGGGGCAGGTATCTGAGGATGCTGGACGAGATGAATCGCCTGCATCTCATCGACCGAATACCATCCCATTTCGGCGAGATAATCGCCACCACCTCCAAACCGGAGAAGAAACCGCTCACAATGGACGAGCTCAGGAGGATGAGGTCCGCTTGTTTTTTAATAGGCCTCGGCAGGAAGGGGCTCCCAAAAGATTTAATAAAGAAAGCGAGACACAACCTTGACATCACGTTCAAGGGTGTCAGCTTGGAGACCTGCAGTGCAATGGGCGCCATAATGTCGTTGGTGTGGGTGGTAAGGTATGGAGGACGTCAGAATATGCCCTGAACACGGCTTCTACAGGGGTGAGAGTTGCGACACCTGCGGGTATGTTGGAGAGGTCGTGATACCAAAGGACAGGGTTGAGAGGCTTGGAAAGTTCATCTCCGGAGTTCTCAGACACTTTCCCGACAAGTTTGGTCTTGAGATGGACGAGAACGGGTGGGTTGACTTCGAAAGGCTCCTTAGAATCGTGAGCAGGAGGTACAGGTGGGCGAACAGGTGGGTGGTCAAGGCCCTCATCTACAGCGACAGGAAGGGGAGGTACGAGCTGAAGGACGACAGGATAAGGGCGAGGTACGGCCACAGCGTTCCCGTGGAGCTGAACGACATGCCTGAAGCCGAGGAGGATCTGCTTTACTACGGGACGAGCGAGGAGGAGTCGGTGAGGCTGCTTGAGCTCGGAATAAAGCCGGTCAACCAGACTTTCGTTCACCTCTCCACGACGCTCGAGAAGAGCGAGGAGGTTGCGAGGCTCAGGACGGACGAGCCGATCATCCTTGAGGTGGACGCGAGAAAGGCGCGGGATGACGGGATCAGGCTGATAAAGGTTAACGAGCACATAGTTCTCGCAAAGGAGATTCCTCCGGAGTACATCCTGAGGGAAATCAGACTTTAGCCCAGCCCGTGTGGTTGCCCGGGAAGAAGATGGTAACGTTCTGCAGGACGAGTGTCTCGTTCATCCCCTCCACGATTACGTCCACGGGCTCCCTGAACGTCACGCTGCCGTTTACCCTGATGTAGGAGCAGTCGTATCCCGCGTAAACGAACGAGTAGTTTCCTTCCAGAAGATCCTCCACCAGCGTCTTTGTGTAGTCTCCACCAACGAAGAACGAGATGAGCCTCTCAATCGGGCTCAGCTCGAGGCACACCTTGAGAACGTCTGTTGTGGCGTTGTATCTTACCTCCTCCACGCTCCATGCGGAAGCTGTTCCAATTAGCGTCAGCGTAATCACTGCCACTATGGCAATCCTGAGCATTGGCTAAGATGCGCACTGAAAGAATTTAAACTTTTTCCGAAAAAAATGGTGGGGCCGGTTCAGTCCTCTATGGTTATTGCCCCCACAGGACAGCTATCCGCTGCCTCGGTGCAGCAGTCTGCAAACTCTCCACAGTCTCCAACGACGTGAGCGATACCGTCATCTCCGAGCTCGAAAACCTCGGGACAGATGTCCGCGCATGTCCCACAGCCGGTGCAAACATCTTCATCTACCACAGCCTTCATAGCATCACCAGCTAATACAAAGAATTTCGACAAAGTTAAACTTTTTCCCTGAATTTATCGAGCATCACAGTCGAGTAGAGGTGGATGTGCGCATAGCCCGCGAGAGTCCTGTAGGCCATGGCGCCATCCCACCCATCCACCATCCCCTTTCCGTCAGTCTTGAACGCGAACCTGACGTCCTGATCCGGGTACGCTCTGCTGTAGTGGAACTCATGGCCCTTGAAGGAGCCGTGGAAAAACGGGTTGTCTCTAACGACTTCTCCCCTCACATACCCGAGGGCCTGCAGCCTTGGCGTGAACTCCACATCCACGTCAAGCACGCCCGCCATCCTTCTCTCCTTCCCGTTGACGACTATCTTCCTCGAGAGCACCATCATCCCGCCGCACTCCCCGTAGATTGGCTTCTCATCCACTGCCTCCCTCCCAATGAACCTCGCGAACTTTGAGAGGTCGTGGAGCTCAGGATATCCTCCACCAATGTAGTAGGCGTCGCACTCAACTGCTTCACCCTTGAGGGGTGAGAAGAAGACGAGCTCCCCGTACTTGGAGAGGATCGAGAGGTTGTCCCGGTAGTAGAAGGAGAACGCCTCGTCGAAGGGAATCCCGATCCTGAACCCCCTGCCCTCCTCCTTTGGCTCCTCCTCAAAACCTTCGAACTCGACCTCCGAGACCTCAAGGAGGCCGTCTATGTCGATGTGCTGCTCGGCAAACTCAGCTATCTTCCTCCAGTCCCTCTCTACCTCCATGCCGAGGTGAAGGCCGAGGTGCCTGCTCTCAACCCTGAGCATATCGTTTTTTGGCAAAACCCCGAACACCCTGTATCCCTTATCCTCAAACACCCTCGCGAGCCTCTCGTGGAATGGTGTGGCGTTGTTGAAGACCACACCCACCACCTTCACCCTCGGGTCGAAGTTCTTGAAGCCCTCAAAGAGCGCGAGTGCGGAGAGGGACATCGCCCTAACGTCCATGACGAGCACGACGGGAACGTCGAGAATTCTGGCGACGTGGGCGGTTGAGGAGAAGTCGCTTAGCTTATATCCATCAAAGAGCCCCATCACTCCCTCAATGATAGCAGCGTCCTTGCCTGCAGTCCATTTGAGAAAAGATTTTTTCACCCCATCCTCTCCCATCATGAACGCGTCGAGGTTCACCGCCCACTCGCAGAACGAGTAGTGTGAGGGGTCTATGAAGTCCGAGCCGACCTTGAACGGCTGAACCCTCAGCCCCCTCTTCATGAGGGCCGCGGTGATGGCGATGGATACGGACGTCTTACCCGTGCCGCTGTGGGTTCCGGCAACGACGAACGCGTGCATCTCTCGCCTCTACTGCATGCGGGTTTATAACCCTGCCCTTCTGGCTCGCACGAAAAACGCAAAACAACGTAAAGCTTAAAAACATATGTGGCCTCATTCTTCTTGGCCACTGGCTTTTCTGAAGAATAAACAAAAAGGAGATGTTACGGTGTCAGAAATGCTGCAGGATAAGGTGTATAAGGGAACCACAACGGTGGGGATAGTCTGTAAGGACGGAGTAGTGATGGCCACCGAGAAGAGGGCGACGAT
Coding sequences within it:
- a CDS encoding Mut7-C RNAse domain-containing protein, with protein sequence MRFIADRMLGKLAIWLRIFGYDTLYIGDFDVEDEDTFLLENFTDRVLLTRDKELYERCVRRGRKAIFVNSDSVLEQIAEMRRIGVRTEIRMDRCSVCNMPLRKPSEEEARRVMEKEGIEENLMERYELWYCERCEKLYWLGSHYRNMVKFLEGLKG
- a CDS encoding ferredoxin, encoding MKAVVDEDVCTGCGTCADICPEVFELGDDGIAHVVGDCGEFADCCTEAADSCPVGAITIED
- a CDS encoding HD domain-containing protein; the protein is MGLPDFLYESCSLKNVPRSGWFKVGIENPESVAEHSFLTAVIAFFLGMRRFGSVEEACKCATAALFHDLHEVRTLDLHRLAKRYADVDEERAREDQLDFPEGEAVRELLDRYGDLVRDADRLELFIQSRVYGRRCEDAMLYGDSISLESEEAKALLEELKKTDPRWWLRFEVHR
- a CDS encoding DUF531 family protein, which produces MMVACLVNTYDKLKLHEIHLRTIARAAPLCYAYDFHLALLDFNFWESREEMVEEVAGYTTIGEGGRYLRMLDEMNRLHLIDRIPSHFGEIIATTSKPEKKPLTMDELRRMRSACFLIGLGRKGLPKDLIKKARHNLDITFKGVSLETCSAMGAIMSLVWVVRYGGRQNMP
- a CDS encoding RNA 2'-phosphotransferase, with the protein product MEDVRICPEHGFYRGESCDTCGYVGEVVIPKDRVERLGKFISGVLRHFPDKFGLEMDENGWVDFERLLRIVSRRYRWANRWVVKALIYSDRKGRYELKDDRIRARYGHSVPVELNDMPEAEEDLLYYGTSEEESVRLLELGIKPVNQTFVHLSTTLEKSEEVARLRTDEPIILEVDARKARDDGIRLIKVNEHIVLAKEIPPEYILREIRL
- a CDS encoding cobyrinate a,c-diamide synthase — its product is MHAFVVAGTHSGTGKTSVSIAITAALMKRGLRVQPFKVGSDFIDPSHYSFCEWAVNLDAFMMGEDGVKKSFLKWTAGKDAAIIEGVMGLFDGYKLSDFSSTAHVARILDVPVVLVMDVRAMSLSALALFEGFKNFDPRVKVVGVVFNNATPFHERLARVFEDKGYRVFGVLPKNDMLRVESRHLGLHLGMEVERDWRKIAEFAEQHIDIDGLLEVSEVEFEGFEEEPKEEGRGFRIGIPFDEAFSFYYRDNLSILSKYGELVFFSPLKGEAVECDAYYIGGGYPELHDLSKFARFIGREAVDEKPIYGECGGMMVLSRKIVVNGKERRMAGVLDVDVEFTPRLQALGYVRGEVVRDNPFFHGSFKGHEFHYSRAYPDQDVRFAFKTDGKGMVDGWDGAMAYRTLAGYAHIHLYSTVMLDKFREKV